One Lachnospiraceae bacterium C1.1 genomic region harbors:
- a CDS encoding LacI family DNA-binding transcriptional regulator translates to MATIKDIARECGVSIATVSNVVNHTGRVSEKTVTRVMEAADRMGYVPDRVASNLKKRRTNVIGVITEDLTVFNTAEIVDGINEYLDDNGYSFLLGNLRLYKKYNNEFYKNDEYKDAAELEFRVMISQRVSGIIYIGAHVREIDIVPEDCSVPVVVAYGFDKDRKIPSVVYDDELAAYEAVSSLIEGGAKKIGLITGEKKSLHTKLRAEGYKRALSEHGIKENKKLIAAGNWQREGGRKAAEKLMKEGIDAIFSMSDTMSVGVYDYANKSGLKVGKDFRIVSFDNREISAELTPALSSVAIPLSEIGKTAAETMLGMLDGENYEPESLKKLKCRIVKRD, encoded by the coding sequence ATGGCAACCATAAAAGACATAGCCAGGGAATGCGGAGTTTCCATAGCGACAGTTTCAAACGTTGTGAATCATACCGGAAGAGTGTCGGAAAAGACAGTGACAAGAGTAATGGAAGCGGCAGACAGGATGGGATATGTTCCTGACAGAGTTGCCAGTAATTTAAAGAAAAGGCGCACCAATGTTATCGGTGTGATAACGGAAGATCTCACTGTATTTAATACCGCGGAAATAGTGGATGGCATAAATGAATACCTTGATGATAACGGCTATTCATTTTTGCTTGGAAATCTTCGACTTTATAAAAAATATAATAATGAATTTTATAAAAATGACGAATACAAGGATGCAGCTGAGCTCGAATTCAGAGTAATGATATCTCAGAGAGTTTCCGGGATAATATATATCGGGGCTCATGTACGTGAAATTGATATAGTTCCGGAGGACTGCAGCGTTCCTGTAGTTGTGGCTTACGGATTTGATAAAGACAGAAAAATCCCGTCGGTCGTTTATGATGATGAACTCGCAGCCTATGAGGCAGTGAGCAGCCTGATAGAGGGCGGAGCAAAAAAGATCGGCCTGATAACGGGAGAGAAAAAATCCCTTCACACAAAGCTTAGGGCAGAAGGGTATAAAAGAGCGTTATCAGAACATGGGATAAAGGAGAATAAAAAGCTTATTGCGGCAGGAAACTGGCAGAGAGAAGGCGGCCGTAAGGCAGCTGAAAAACTCATGAAGGAAGGCATAGACGCTATATTTTCCATGAGTGATACAATGTCGGTTGGCGTATATGACTATGCAAATAAATCCGGATTAAAAGTTGGAAAAGACTTCCGTATCGTCAGCTTCGATAACCGGGAGATCAGTGCTGAACTCACCCCTGCGCTTTCTTCCGTAGCAATACCTCTTTCTGAGATCGGAAAGACGGCAGCAGAGACAATGCTCGGAATGCTTGATGGTGAAAACTACGAGCCTGAAAGCTTAAAGAAGCTTAAATGCCGTATCGTAAAAAGAGATTAA
- a CDS encoding glycoside hydrolase family 127 protein encodes MSRNLTYINLRKISVTDKLFGHYIKKIGDKILEHQWDILNDTDGTEPTYCIRNFKIAAGDIKGKREGVVFQDTDLYKWLESVAYSIAGGQAGDFEEKAEEVIDILERAQEEDGYLNTYFQINAPERKWKNLVEGHELYTAGHMMEAAAAYFEATGRDKFLNIAKKNADLICRVFGRNEGQIRGYGGHQEVEIGLIKLYRLTGEKKYLDQAAYFIDERGREPNYLAEEMKRNDFPEFFPEFMRYDLEYAQAAKPAVEQSEAVGHAVRDMYMCSAMADLAEENDDKALRDACLRIWNNMVKRRMYITGGIGSSGFRERFTADYDLPNNTNYCETCASVGLMMFGQRMASLMKNAEYYDAVELALYNTVLAGINTEGDRYFYVNPLEVVPEFCTEHTYMDHVKAERQKWFSVACCPPNLVRTLASLGQYIYAKDEESLYIHEYISSNLEEKIGDTDYKLEMDSDYIRSGKIKIRLSLDGAGKIRLRVPCFSKNTEIKVDDKELDGNVSSGYAEISVSEGEHIIDIKFETAPRWLAANNNVRADSGRMALMKGPVVYCLEEVDNGDHLSEIYVNPNEKVTESKEISPVGELPLLEYEACRIRSTVEEDKLYGEVNFEKEEVKLKAVPYSQWNNRGNGEMSVWQKVKL; translated from the coding sequence ATGAGTAGAAATTTAACCTATATTAATCTGAGGAAAATATCTGTTACGGATAAGCTCTTCGGTCATTATATTAAAAAAATCGGAGATAAAATCCTGGAACATCAATGGGATATCCTCAATGATACGGATGGAACGGAGCCGACCTACTGTATTCGAAATTTTAAGATTGCAGCTGGAGATATAAAAGGTAAAAGAGAAGGGGTTGTTTTTCAGGATACCGATCTTTATAAATGGCTTGAGTCTGTGGCTTACAGCATAGCCGGCGGCCAGGCTGGGGATTTTGAGGAGAAGGCTGAGGAGGTAATTGATATCCTGGAGAGGGCTCAGGAAGAGGATGGCTACTTAAATACCTACTTCCAGATAAATGCGCCCGAGAGAAAATGGAAAAATCTTGTTGAAGGTCATGAACTCTATACTGCCGGACATATGATGGAGGCAGCGGCTGCATATTTTGAAGCGACAGGAAGAGATAAATTCTTAAATATCGCAAAGAAAAATGCTGATCTGATCTGCAGAGTTTTTGGCAGGAACGAAGGTCAGATAAGGGGTTACGGAGGTCATCAGGAGGTTGAGATAGGACTTATAAAACTCTACAGATTGACCGGAGAAAAGAAATATTTAGATCAGGCGGCATATTTCATAGATGAAAGAGGACGGGAACCAAATTATCTGGCGGAGGAAATGAAGAGAAATGATTTCCCGGAATTTTTCCCGGAATTTATGAGGTATGACCTTGAATATGCTCAGGCCGCAAAGCCGGCGGTAGAGCAGTCGGAAGCTGTCGGACATGCTGTAAGGGATATGTATATGTGTTCCGCAATGGCAGATCTTGCCGAAGAAAACGATGATAAAGCTCTTCGTGATGCATGCTTAAGAATATGGAACAATATGGTAAAGCGTCGTATGTATATCACAGGAGGAATAGGCAGCAGCGGTTTCAGGGAAAGATTTACGGCAGATTATGATCTTCCGAATAATACAAATTATTGTGAAACCTGTGCGTCGGTGGGACTCATGATGTTTGGTCAGAGGATGGCTTCACTTATGAAAAACGCTGAATACTATGATGCTGTGGAGCTTGCACTTTATAATACCGTACTTGCGGGAATAAATACTGAGGGAGACAGATATTTCTATGTGAATCCTCTCGAAGTGGTTCCGGAGTTTTGTACGGAACACACTTATATGGATCATGTAAAGGCAGAAAGGCAGAAATGGTTCAGCGTTGCCTGCTGTCCGCCGAATCTTGTGAGAACATTGGCTTCATTAGGTCAGTATATATATGCGAAAGATGAGGAAAGCCTTTACATTCACGAATACATTTCATCAAATTTAGAAGAAAAAATTGGGGATACAGATTATAAGCTCGAAATGGATTCAGATTATATCAGGAGCGGAAAGATAAAGATCAGGCTGAGTCTTGATGGAGCGGGGAAAATCAGATTAAGGGTCCCCTGCTTTAGTAAAAACACAGAGATAAAAGTTGATGATAAAGAACTTGATGGCAATGTCAGCAGCGGTTACGCTGAAATATCAGTTTCTGAGGGTGAGCATATTATAGATATAAAATTTGAAACAGCTCCCCGCTGGCTGGCAGCAAATAATAATGTAAGGGCAGACAGCGGAAGAATGGCATTGATGAAAGGTCCGGTGGTCTACTGCCTTGAGGAGGTGGATAACGGAGATCATCTTTCTGAAATCTATGTAAATCCTAATGAGAAGGTTACTGAAAGCAAAGAAATAAGCCCTGTAGGAGAGCTCCCGCTATTGGAATATGAAGCCTGCAGGATCAGAAGTACTGTCGAAGAAGACAAACTATATGGGGAAGTTAATTTTGAAAAGGAAGAGGTAAAGCTTAAAGCTGTTCCATACAGTCAGTGGAATAACCGTGGGAACGGTGAAATGAGCGTATGGCAGAAAGTTAAACTATAA
- a CDS encoding sugar ABC transporter substrate-binding protein: MKTRKISGVLVSALLASSMLLTACGGSSAGGTGSTGAAGTDAASSAAGEKDAADGKVHITYAQWGNETETAATQQVAEKFNNSQDKIEVEVLKIDHDTYVTKLNAMATAGELPDTGIMSEAGVLKFAENGLLADISGMYGEGEAKPLDSLAFKYDGNTVAYSAANEVLNLWYNQDLLAEVCEKTGLNIDEVTPPAAADAAWDWDTFVETAQKLTLDVNGKNALDPDFDANNIDIYGCTINTLPWQLEVWAKSNGAGYYSEDGKTCTIDSEATVDALQKIADLSNVYHCAPPVSTAANALESSLGSKKVVMATDGAWNVGTFLGPNADFTYGVGVLPYMKDKVTICTGGPNVVFSTTEHPEEAMEWLKWYSQEDNNWSLIEAGTWMPILDDWYTDEAKTSKWIDNPNFPEHDMYKSAVVDYAKDYSKSTAWYYVNGTEEFNATLDTVFSGVWSGDQTMKDAIAENKDELMSIFEENNPQ, encoded by the coding sequence ATGAAAACAAGAAAGATCAGTGGAGTTTTAGTTTCAGCATTATTGGCATCATCAATGCTTCTTACAGCGTGTGGGGGAAGCAGCGCCGGAGGTACGGGAAGCACCGGAGCAGCCGGCACAGATGCAGCATCTTCGGCAGCAGGGGAAAAGGATGCTGCCGACGGAAAAGTGCATATAACCTATGCTCAGTGGGGAAACGAGACTGAGACTGCCGCTACACAGCAGGTTGCAGAGAAGTTCAATAATTCTCAGGATAAGATCGAAGTAGAAGTTTTGAAGATCGATCATGATACTTATGTTACAAAGCTCAATGCAATGGCAACAGCAGGTGAACTTCCCGATACAGGAATAATGTCAGAGGCAGGTGTCCTAAAATTCGCAGAGAACGGACTTCTTGCAGATATAAGCGGAATGTATGGTGAAGGTGAGGCAAAGCCATTGGACAGCCTTGCATTTAAATACGATGGAAACACAGTAGCATATTCTGCAGCAAATGAAGTTTTGAATCTCTGGTACAATCAGGATCTTCTTGCAGAAGTTTGTGAGAAAACAGGATTAAATATTGATGAAGTTACTCCACCGGCAGCTGCAGATGCAGCCTGGGACTGGGATACTTTTGTAGAAACAGCACAGAAGCTTACGCTGGACGTTAATGGTAAAAATGCTCTTGATCCTGATTTTGATGCGAACAATATCGATATTTATGGTTGTACGATAAATACACTTCCCTGGCAGCTTGAGGTATGGGCAAAGTCAAACGGAGCCGGCTATTACAGCGAGGACGGAAAGACCTGTACGATCGATTCCGAAGCTACAGTAGATGCACTTCAGAAAATTGCTGATCTTTCAAATGTATATCATTGTGCACCGCCTGTTTCAACAGCAGCAAATGCACTTGAGTCTTCACTTGGAAGCAAAAAAGTTGTAATGGCTACGGACGGAGCCTGGAATGTCGGAACTTTCCTCGGACCAAATGCAGATTTCACTTATGGCGTAGGCGTACTTCCTTATATGAAGGATAAGGTAACCATCTGCACAGGCGGTCCCAATGTAGTCTTCTCGACAACAGAGCATCCTGAAGAGGCTATGGAATGGCTTAAATGGTATTCTCAGGAAGACAATAACTGGTCACTTATAGAAGCAGGTACATGGATGCCTATACTTGATGACTGGTACACAGATGAGGCAAAGACCTCAAAGTGGATCGACAATCCTAACTTCCCTGAGCATGATATGTATAAGAGTGCAGTTGTTGATTATGCAAAGGATTATTCTAAGTCAACAGCATGGTACTATGTAAACGGAACAGAAGAATTCAACGCTACGCTCGACACTGTTTTCTCGGGAGTATGGTCCGGCGACCAGACAATGAAAGATGCAA